One window of the Novosphingobium sp. KACC 22771 genome contains the following:
- a CDS encoding ferredoxin, translating into MKVHVNLSLCQGHARCEEICPEVFATDTVEGKCLILKDIVPDDLLEKARLVVRNCPEGALRLSRDKGAAAEGETA; encoded by the coding sequence ATGAAAGTTCACGTCAACCTAAGCCTGTGTCAGGGCCACGCCCGATGCGAGGAGATCTGTCCCGAAGTGTTCGCAACCGACACAGTTGAGGGTAAATGCCTGATCCTGAAAGATATCGTGCCCGATGACCTGCTGGAAAAGGCGCGGCTGGTGGTGCGCAATTGCCCAGAGGGCGCATTGCGCCTGTCGCGTGACAAGGGCGCTGCGGCTGAGGGAGAGACGGCATGA